A window from Musa acuminata AAA Group cultivar baxijiao unplaced genomic scaffold, Cavendish_Baxijiao_AAA HiC_scaffold_1139, whole genome shotgun sequence encodes these proteins:
- the LOC135671434 gene encoding protein NRT1/ PTR FAMILY 5.6-like — translation MVSLILSPCVTPTSLYKRSSRASSALQHRSPLHLLFFDMEPAWDEKSRVEKSQDDEEKWVCDSSVDHKGRVPRRASTGCWKASLFIIAIEFGERLCYFGLATNLIIYLTRVLHQELKTAAKNVNYWSGVTSMMPLVGGFVADAYLGRFSTVLLSTLIYIGGLGLLTMSQMVPRLKPCDASGACGRSLRLHKVIFFVAMYLISGGTGGHKPSLESFGADQFDDNHAEERKQKMSYFNWWSFALCSGLTLGVTVVVYVQDAVSWWLADVVLTAVMCFCFVVFLAGRPFYRYRAPEGSPFTPMLQVVVAAMAKRHLPLPSDAAELYEVPKTLPLQSDKRLLCHTSKLRFLDKAAIVEHKDDEEAFATEKLNPWRLATVTQVEELKLILAMVPIWLTALPLGICIGQTATFFIKQASTMNRSLGGSFEIPAASVYAFSAIAMIISVTFYDTILEPSLRRATGRERGVSILKRIGIGFAFSVAAMVSAALVERKRLRVAEAEQSSVISMSVFWLVPQFMIMGFGDGFALVGLQEYFYDQVPDGMRSLGIGFYLSVFGVSNFLSSLLITVVDHITSRGEKGSWFAKDLIKSRLDCYYWLISAMSAVNLCGYVYIATRYSYKRVQRKVGVVNSPEADV, via the exons ATGGTCTCCTTGATTCTGTCACCTTGTGTCACTCCAACAAGTTTATATAAGAGGAGCAGTAGAGCTTCTTCCGCTCTGCAGCACCGCAGCCCATTACACCTCCTCTTCTTTGACATGGAGCCTGCGTGGGATGAGAAGAGCAGGGTGGAGAAGTCACAGGACGATGAGGAGAAGTGGGTGTGTGACTCCTCTGTGGATCACAAAGGAAGGGTTCCTCGCAGAGCCTCCACTGGATGTTGGAAGGCATCCCTGTTCATCATAG CGATTGAGTTCGGTGAGAGGCTGTGCTACTTCGGACTGGCCACAAATCTCATCATCTACCTCACCAGGGTGCTGCACCAGGAACTGAAGACGGCGGCCAAGAACGTCAATTACTGGAGCGGCGTCACCTCGATGATGCCCCTCGTTGGTGGATTCGTGGCCGATGCGTACTTGGGCAGATTCTCCACCGTTCTCCTCTCCACCCTCATCTACATCGGG GGTCTCGGCCTGTTAACCATGTCGCAGATGGTCCCGCGGCTGAAGCCATGCGACGCGAGCGGCGCCTGCGGCCGATCACTGCGACTCCACAAGGTCATCTTCTTCGTGGCCATGTACCTGATCTCGGGGGGCACCGGCGGCCACAAGCCGTCGCTCGAGAGCTTCGGCGCCGACCAGTTCGACGACAACCACGCGGAGGAGCGGAAGCAGAAGATGTCCTACTTCAACTGGTGGAGCTTCGCCCTCTGCAGCGGGCTGACGCTGGGGGTCACCGTCGTCGTCTACGTCCAGGACGCCGTCAGCTGGTGGCTGGCCGACGTCGTGCTCACCGCCGTCATGTGCTTCTGCTTCGTGGTCTTCCTGGCGGGCAGGCCGTTCTACCGCTACCGAGCGCCGGAGGGCAGCCCATTCACGCCCATGCTGCAGGTTGTGGTGGCGGCCATGGCCAAAAGACACCTTCCTCTCCCTTCGGATGCTGCAGAACTCTACGAGGTTCCCAAAACGCTCCCGCTGCAGAGCGATAAGAGGCTCCTCTGTCACACTAGCAAACTAAG ATTTCTCGACAAAGCTGCCATCGTCGAGCACAAGGATGATGAGGAAGCCTTCGCCACGGAGAAGCTGAACCCATGGCGACTAGCGACGGTGACCCAAGTGGAGGAGCTGAAGCTAATACTGGCCATGGTGCCCATATGGCTAACCGCGCTACCCTTAGGCATCTGCATCGGCCAAACCGCCACCTTCTTCATCAAGCAAGCGAGCACCATGAACAGATCATTGGGCGGCAGCTTCGAGATCCCGGCCGCCTCGGTCTACGCCTTCAGCGCCATCGCCATGATCATCTCCGTCACCTTCTACGACACGATCCTGGAGCCCTCCCTGAGAAGAGCCACCGGGAGGGAGCGGGGCGTCAGCATCCTCAAGAGGATCGGAATCGGCTTCGCGTTCTCCGTCGCCGCAATGGTCTCCGCCGCCCTGGTGGAAAGGAAGAGACTGCGTGTGGCGGAAGCGGAGCAAAGCAGCGTCATCTCCATGAGCGTCTTCTGGTTGGTGCCACAGTTCATGATCATGGGGTTCGGTGATGGGTTCGCACTGGTGGGTTTGCAGGAGTACTTCTACGATCAAGTCCCCGACGGCATGAGGAGCTTAGGGATCGGCTTCTACCTCAGCGTCTTCGGGGTGTCCAACTTCCTCAGCAGTCTCTTGATCACGGTGGTGGATCACATCACCTCCAGGGGAGAGAAGGGGAGTTGGTTCGCCAAGGACTTGATCAAGAGCCGCTTGGACTGCTACTACTGGTTGATTTCCGCCATGAGTGCGGTGAATCTGTGTGGCTACGTCTACATCGCGACGAGGTATTCGTACAAGAGAGTGCAGAGGAAGGTGGGCGTCGTTAATTCCCCTGAAGCGGATGTCTAA